CAAATATTTGTTTATTCTCCATTGTTGGTCCCATATTTCGTGCTCGCCAACTAGATTGGCTGGCAAGCCCAACGCATCGCAGCCTGCACGTTTCTCCACTGATCTGCCAGTGGCCACTATATAAACTGGCTGGAATCAAAAAGTTATGCGTGCGAGGCTTTAGATTGTCATTAGCGGACTAGCTTTTTGGAATGAAGCTGCAAGTGGTTTGCAATGAAGCCGTATATTGTGACGCAAAAATCAATTTCTTCAactaggatagagagagagagagagagagagagagagagagagagagagagagagagcgcgaGGCTAGATTAGTCTTGGTGTCTTTGGAAACACCAAGACAGCAGTAGCTGGCGAACGAGAGTGAACCATTTTGCCCATGCTAGGCTGTGCATTAGTTCCGATAGTGCTCTCTCACCTGATTCAAACGACACAATCTATGCAAATCCGCAGAAATATCACCCAAGCCTATCCCTGTCTAACCAAGTTTCCTTTCCAACTTCCAAAAGTGGCTCAAGTTTTTTGTTATTGTCTAAGAGATTTATTCCCTCAAACCATAAGCTACCACGACACTCAGCCAAATTCAATCTGGAATAAAGCAACGGAATCCCGTTGTCTAATAGAAGAAGCAGAGTTGATCTGGATCTCGCTAGCGACTCAAATAACATACCGGCTGCCAACTTTAATTTAATGATAGGCCGTCTAGCTAGTCGGCGCAACAAATCACGCGCATCTCCGAGCGACTCGAGAGagcaaactctctctctctctctctctctctctctctctcctctctcgtCTGCTTGAATCGAGAACGAAATATTCTCAACGCTCTAACTGGGAATGAACTTTATCCGCAAATAACAATCCATCATCTAGATCCGCACAATTCTAGCACCCTCTCATCCATCGTCGGCCGAACCGTCAGCTATCCATTTTAGTTAGTCCAGCAGTTTGGTTTGCAGTATAAAACAACTGCTGGTGCTTTAATGCTGGTGCAAAGAGTAGAATCTCTACTCTTTGGTGGGCGGCTGCTCATCTAATCCGATCTGGCCGCTTAAATGAATGTCGCACAAGTTTGGATGAATCTATGAGCTCGCTAGTGCAGcacaagaagaataaaataagtTCGTTATTCGCGCCTCATTTGAGTGGCCCTAATGGAATTGTAAAATTATATAACCCAAAGCTCGTTTATTTGTTGGCTCTTTGGTTGGCTATCTACACGAATCTAGCAAGCTATCTAGCAAGCGAGTGCTTGTTTTCGCTGCACATAGTAACTGGTCTTTAAATTTGAGCGCCGGATGTAATGAGATCATGGATTCTATTTTTCTTGTCTGACCGGCCTGGTTGGAGTGTGAGCCAGAAGCAGGAAGCTGCTTTCTTAATGGCCTTCTTGGGACGGAGACCCTCTCCGCCGGCGCTAGAGGGGCCAGCCGAGAGCTAGCCTAACACGAGCCGCCGACTCGCGCGACATTTAACTTGATCGCGCTGACCGATTAGATGATCGGGCGTCCGGCAGTGCGATATGGAGAGTCGCTCGGCGGCCAACCTCAAGCACATCCGATCGCTGGCCGAAGATAGAGAGTGCGGCCTACTTATGGACAGCTTGCGGAGGTTGCCTTCGGGCCGGCTCGCTGCGCATGTCAGGTATTTGCTGGCTGGCGACGAGTGCCGGCAAAGTTAGGGGTCGGCCACTAAAAAGGCCCGAGGTGTGAATAGAGAATGCCAAggcagaaagagagagagggagccAGTTGACGGGCCGCCGCAACCGAGAACGTCAGTCAGCGGACGTTGCAAGCGCTCTCCCTCTCgcaagaataacaacaacaacaacaaccacaacaaggGCTGGCAGAAGCGGCAGCAGCAGCGgcagcaataacaacaacaaccgaAAGCACGCCGTCGCACATCCCGGCGGATAGGACCAAGCTAGCGAATGCGCTTTTCGCGCGCTCAGAAACTAATAGCGCGACTAGAACGGCCGACAGTTTTGGCTTGCTTAAAAATAGTAGCAGCATCCTCTCTACCGAGAAGAGTCAGCTCAGTTGTAGATTGTATCTACCTATCTACCTATTCATCTATCTCTcggcaaaaagaagaagaagaagaggaagaagaagaagaagaacaggaagaggaagaggaagacgcGAGCGCCGTTGAGCTTCATGGTGCCTATTTGCAATTTTCAAACAACGACTCTATCTGGCTCCAAACCTAGAAAGCTATTCCAAAGCACAGTGCACCAATCAACTGGGATTCATCCAAAAAACAACTCGCTCACGATCCTTACACACCAACTTGGGCGCGCCCAATCAAGCACTAAATCCGCGCTCCTATTACTACTGAGCAATCTGCCAAATGGAGACGCAACTCGAGGGAAGCCTCAAGCATTCCAACAGCAGCGTCCGTCACTACACAACAAGGCCAAACGATCCCTGAGCAGCTTGAGAAGCATCAACTTCCTAAAGCATATTAGAACAGAATTGGTAAGTCTCACATATGCACTCGAACATTTGAAACTTCAACTCGCCAGTTAAATTTACAGCAGTTCACTTGCGACTCAGATTTGAGAGTGCTCGACGACGTTGCATCTCAGCTCCTCGTCGAGTAGAGTAAAAAAATGGAGTCAGATTTAGGGTGCGCCTTGTGTAGCATTCTCAAGTCTGAGTCACCTGTTAAAAAGAGGCTTCCTTTGTTGGATTAGATTTGAAGGGCGATTTTTTTGCGGCGCCTCTGTGAGAGGCAAAACAAACACAATCTAGCTCGGGCGGCTTCTCATCTTTCCGACGGGCCGTTTAGCTCGGAAGCCGTCTACTAATACGTATTTTAAGATATAAGTTGGATTCTCAGCCCAACCAATACGCTCAAAAGTGTCTGTTTCTTCTTGTAGAGGTCTCACCCgttatttcaaagaaagaaattggTCTAAGAAGCGACCAGTGGCTCTCATTAGGTACCGCTAAAACGGCAGCCGCGAGTTTGTGCGGGACGCAAGTGATGCAGAAAGCTCTTTTAAACTTATTCTTGTGAGGCCGCGCGAAAGTAACGTGCCAGATAACACGAAGTAACATGAAACGTGACAAGGCCATTACAAACTAACCAGCAAAGAAGCAGCTCGCGAGGGAGCTATGTTTACTCTAGTTTGAAGCGTGGCTGTTGTGCAATCTCGGAGATTGCTCCAAGCCTCAGCACAAGCACTCGGTCGCCATATCGGCCCTGAttcatcttcattcatcttgttcgaACGAAGCGCCAACTTGTACCAATTTTCGCAAATTCATCATCTACAACAGATTGCCAAATCTGAGCGAATTTCGCCAGAGATCTGGCCATCAAGTCAAATCTGGCCAGCGGATGGCTGGTGCGAGCTTGGTTCCATACTAGACGCAATTTGTTGAGTTTGCCACTAACCTAGCAGCTCCATTTCAATGGACAACAAACAAAAAGGAGCTTCCATTTCGTGGCTCGCTAAAGGCCGACGATTGCCACAGTTGCTGGTCTTAATTGAATTAGGCTTCGCTTTGTAGACAACATGTTTCAGCTTGGCAAGCTTTGCAAGTGTATACTCGAATCTACTTTGCACCGCGAACCGCATTGAACTTTATCTATCCAACCTCATCAGGTGCACATAGACCCCATTGTGCGTTTGCGCTTTCGGCAAGGCTCTTAAACTAATTAGGCTTTCTTTATTGCTCAAAGTGGAGTGATCACCGCAAGCGCCGGCGGCTCTCAATTTTCAGTCCACCTTGACTGAGCTTGCTTTCTCATATGTTGTTGCTCATTCGTATGTTCGTTCGTTCGTCGTTCGTTCATCTGTCCGTCCGTCCGTCTGTTTGTTGAATTGTTTGAAGCCGCCCGTAACGACATTTTCATAGAGAACTCCCGCGCGCAACAATAAAGCGCTCACTAGCGGCGAGCTCCTTCGGTAGCTGGCTTACCAACGTCTCCTAACAAGACTTTATGAGACAACTGGCAAGCGCTTCAATGACAACAACAGGCTCAAACGGGAGCGTAGGCAGCTTACCAGCTTCCAGGGAAACAAGCGTTGGTAAATATCTCATATGTCAGCATATCTCGAGATGTACAGGCCATGTTTGTGTTGCTGAACAAATACACAGCGAGCGCCGTCAACTGGGCTTGTAACACCAAAagttgccgattggaagaaacctCGCAAACTGCATGAATGACAATGTGAGCCAGCCGCTTGCTTAGTCGAAGGTGCTGACGATAAACATCTCGCCGTCTTCTTGTCGGAGGCAGCGTCATCTTGTCGTTGTTGAAGATTGCTTAGCCTAACTCGCAAAAATAAGCTCACAATCTGCATTATAACAATGACCCTCCAAACGAATGAagaagcgagagagagagagaggaagagctGTTCATTACTTTTTTCACTATATGTGAGTGGCACAGTGTGAATAGGCTCAAGTTGTCAGCCACTGAGCCAATCTCATGAAAAGGTTAGCCCGCCAAAAACAACTGTCTTCGATGTGCCGGCCTCATTTGAATCAAAATCAGCCCCTACTGAGACACCTTTTATTCTCGGCGATTACCAGCCGACCGCAAACATAGACCGCCTTCTTTTTATTATGAGAACAACAACACGCTGCGTGTTATCTCTTCCTCTACCGCCGCCGCcgccatcaccaccaccacctctaCCTAAAACCTGCCCACCAATTCGTGTTATCTGAGGTTACGGCTTAGTTCGCAACCGCAGCCGGAAGCGGGCGCCTCTCGATCACGGTCGCTATCTCTCGCGCAACTCTAAGCTTGAGTGGTGTTAACTCTGGGGAGTTCCGAGCTCGAATAAAAGATTTTTTTTCGCCTCATCCATCAAAAAGATTGAAATATTTGCATGAAAAGGCGGCCGTGCAAGCTAGTTGTGCGGCGCTGCCAATATTGGGGCGGAGTCGCAAGCGGAAAATCTTAATCTAGAGCGACATTCTTGCATAGCGCCACTTGCAACTTGAAATCCGTACATCTCTATCGCTTCATGTTCTTCTCATCCCCATTTAAACGAATGCAAACAAGTCGTTTCAAGCTTGGCCGGCTAGATTGTTGTCTGGGCCGACTAAGGTAGGCACtagcagttggaaaatctcttaaaagagTTGTACTCGTCTTAAAAACCTCGCTAATCGATTACCgatctctctcactctcactctcactaTTACTCCGCTCAAAACTCGCGAACGCACGCACAATACCACCTCGCGTCGTATGACTcgcacaaatgcattcacacaatcATCCGAACGCACAACAACCTGCAGCTAGCGCCTCCTCCTACTCCTACTCCTCGCTAGTTGTCCTAATTTTCAGAAGcacttggtggtggtggtggtggtgttggTAGTAGTGGTAGCTGGCCGACTGGCGGAGGTGGTTGAGCCGGCAGCAAGCTTGTTCACATTAGAAAGGCTTGTCATTTGAGCGTTTGCGGGGCGGTTATGAATGATATTGAGTGCGCTTACGCTCATCAAACTCTATACAAACAAGTTGTTTGAAACAACTCACAGCCAGCAAGGTGCCACTTACAACTGATGGTTAAGCGTCCTGCCAGCCAGCTCGCACAAACTGTCGTACATAATACATCATATTATTGTGCCTCTTGCTAGTAAGCTGTAGCACTGATCGGGCACGATCATTTGACAGGCTAAGAGCCGCCTGAAGCGCGTAACTCGCAAATCTCAGCCACAAGCCAGCCAGCCAGCTAGCTCAATCTTGGCTTCTCCACTGCACTCGCGACGGCTATTTGCACAAAAAAGCTCAACCAAACCGCCAGCAACACTCACACACTCACCATTGTGACAGCGTTGTCCTCACTTGAATTATCAGCAGTTGTCCCTAATCGGCCGCGGCCTTCTTCCATCAACCACCTTTTGGTCGCCCTATCCGACCTCACAGACCGACCGACAGACCGACCGAACAACTGACTGACTGACTGACTGACTTAGTTTGCCAAGTTCGATAGAATGGCTGCCGAAAGAATGCCAAAGTTAACTAGAAAACATCATACCTTTGATTGTGATTCCAGCGATCTTCAGCCAGTCTATCTAGTCGACCCCACTAGAGAACAAACTAACCCGTTCAGCCCCGCAGTAGTTGCGACGGCGGCAACAAACCTGCCGCCGCCACTTATTCCAAGTGCACCTACAACTCACCTGGAACAGAACGATCTTGAACGCTGTAACAAACTCAACGACAACATAAATAACAACATGAATAATTACCGCCACCACTTGCCGCCATCTCAAAATCGTAatttcgatgatgatgatgatctattTAATGATACCAACGATGATCTTATTGGTGGCTTTCAAACAAACTTAATTTATAATACTGATGATGATAAATCGCTCAATAACGATGAAAAAAACTCGCAACGACTGTCCAAACTGACCCTCTCCTCCTCACTCCACCAACTCACTGATTCAAAATTTGTCAATCAAAACAATTCCAATCAACATCATCATCGACCACCACCACCAACACcgccacaacaacaacaacaacaacaacaccaccatcatcaacaacaacaacaacaactacaatcacataataataataatcaaccaAACTTCAAACAAACATCCTCTAAACAACAATCTAACCCTCTCAACAAAAATACTAATGATCAAATGCATCGTAAAACAAACAAATACCTTCAGCGAGAGGCCAATTTAAACACTGTCCATGTTGTCGTGGGCAATGAGGCCTGTGATCTTGATTCAGCTGTTAGTTGCCTATTAATGTTTCATATTGTTTCCAAAATGTCGGACGAAATCAATGGCAAAGACAAAAGTAGAACCCTTTATATACCTTTGTTGAATGTAACTCGCGATCAACTTGAGAGCAAGTGCGAGGTTCTCTGGTTTCTTCAAAAAACTCTCAACATTGATAAATCCTTTTTAACTTGTAAGGACGACATTGATTgggttgaaattaaaaaaaatggaatCGAGGTACTGGTTACACTTGTTGATCATAATTTCAATGAAGAGTTCAGTGAAATTGGTCGAATTGTTGAAATAATCGACCATCATCAGGTTCAAAATCCTCAATGGCTAATTGAGAATCAAAACTCAATCCGATTATCATTAGACACTTCAGTGGGCTCTTGTACAACATTGATCGCGGAGCGATTGTTTTATATTTACGCGGAGCACCATGTTGCCGACGAGATACTATTGCTCATTTATGGAACTGTTCTTTTGGACACCATTTGTTTGTCTGAAAAGGCAAAACGTTTCACTAGACGCGATGTGTACTTATTAAAAAAGTTGGACGCTTTATTGGGTTCCAAAAAACCCGCTCGCGCCGAGCTTTATAAACAATTGGTTGAAGTTAAAAACTCGGCTAGAGAGTTGAATTTCGAACAACTCATGAAACGCGATCTCAAAGTTTTTAAAGATGTACATGGTATTCGTATAGGTATTGCAAGCTTATTTGGAATGGAAGCGAAAGAAGCGCTCGGTTTGGCTGCAAACATTGATTTAGACCTATTCTTTCGTCAAAATAACTACGAGGCATTCATCATTATGGGCCTGATTGCAGATTGCGATCATTCAGATAGTATCTCGAGGGATCTGGTGCTCATTTCCGCAAATAGTCGGCTGTTTGAGGAATTGTGCAAGGCTTTCCAGCACGATACCAGCAAGCTTGATCTTGCGCCCATCGGCTCTGATTCAAATCCAGACCCTGAAGATAACATAATCAACAATAAAAGGATTGTCGACAGTAGTAGCATTGACGGTAACGATTCAATACATTACAAGGCGCGCATTTGGCTTCAGAGGAATGTTACCTCATCACGCAAGGTAGTTGCACCTCTTGTTCTCAAGGTATTACACGACGGCTTCTCATAATATTTACCTTCACCATTTCAGACACACATGGATACAAAAATGTAATCATTTGTACCTCTGTTATCTTTGTTAGAAGTTGATTAAAAAGGCTTGAAAAATGTTTATTATTTGAGATATGTTGCTCAATACTTGATAATACATCTCAATGAGTTGCCAGAAAGAAGCAAATCAAACACCTCGTTCAGTGTCTCAATTCCATCGCGACGATGAGTGATGAACTTATCTATACACAACTTGTCGCTCTTGTAAGCTGCTACAAGTTTGGGCAAGCTGTCGCGACTCTTCCAACCGCCAAAGGCACAACCTTTCCAAACGCGACCAGTTACCAGTTGAAAGGGGCGTGTGCTGATCTCTTGGCCGGCGCCAGCCACTCCAATGATTACGGACTGACCCCAGCCTTTGTGACATGCTTCGAGCGCGGCACGCATTACTTTGACGTTGCCGATGCATTCAAATGTATGATCTAGTCCTCCATCAGTCATTTTAACAAGTCTTGATTGGATAGACTCATCGGAATCGCTGGGATTGACAAACTCAGTCACACCAAATTCTTTGGCCTTGCCCTCTTTACTATTGTTTGTGTCGACGCCTATTATACGAGAGGCTCCGCGCTCCTTGCAACCAGCCGCAACAGCTAGTCCGACAGCGCCAAGACCAAAGATAGCAACTGTTTCGCCGGTTTGGACATCGGCCGTATTTAATGCGGCTCCGTAACCAGTTGAGAGGCCGCAACCGAGTAAGCAAACACGGTCCAGAGGAGCATCCTTATCCACCTTTGAGACAGAAATCTCGGGCACCACTGTATATTCGCTGAAAGTTGATGTACCCATGTAATGGAATACAGGTTTTCCATTGCATGAGAACCTAGTTGTTCCATCTGGCATGAGGCCTTGACCCTGCGTCTCGCGAATCTTAGCGCACAAGTTTGTCTTAGGGTGCTTGCAAAACTTACACTCGTAACATTGGGGAACGTATAGAGGCACGACGGGGTCGCCAATAGCTACAGATGTTACGCCTTCGCCGACACTCTCTACGATTCCTGAACCTTCATGGCCTAGAATACACGGAAATTTGGCTTCTGGATCGGATCCGCTCAAAGTGTATTGATCAGTATGACATACGCTGGTAAAGAGAATCTTGATTCGAACTTCACCCTTTTTAGGTGGCTCAACTATCACCGTCTCTATTGTTAGAGGCTTCGCTGGGCCCCAAGCAACAGCCGCTTTGCATGTAATTGGTGAAGCCATGTTGGTAATTAACTAATCGACTACTTAATTATGAATTCTAAAGTTAagtaataataaatttatatttctcaaattTGAATTCAATAA
This portion of the Cryptomeria japonica unplaced genomic scaffold, Sugi_1.0 HiC_scaffold_753, whole genome shotgun sequence genome encodes:
- the LOC131872735 gene encoding uncharacterized protein LOC131872735 is translated as MASPITCKAAVAWGPAKPLTIETVIVEPPKKGEVRIKILFTSVCHTDQYTLSGSDPEAKFPCILGHEGSGIVESVGEGVTSVAIGDPVVPLYVPQCYECKFCKHPKTNLCAKIRETQGQGLMPDGTTRFSCNGKPVFHYMGTSTFSEYTVVPEISVSKVDKDAPLDRVCLLGCGLSTGYGAALNTADVQTGETVAIFGLGAVGLAVAAGCKERGASRIIGVDTNNSKEGKAKEFGVTEFVNPSDSDESIQSRLVKMTDGGLDHTFECIGNVKVMRAALEACHKGWGQSVIIGVAGAGQEISTRPFQLVTGRVWKGCAFGGWKSRDSLPKLVAAYKSDKLCIDKFITHRRDGIETLNEVFDLLLSGNSLRCIIKY
- the LOC131872743 gene encoding uncharacterized protein LOC131872743 yields the protein MHRKTNKYLQREANLNTVHVVVGNEACDLDSAVSCLLMFHIVSKMSDEINGKDKSRTLYIPLLNVTRDQLESKCEVLWFLQKTLNIDKSFLTCKDDIDWVEIKKNGIEVLVTLVDHNFNEEFSEIGRIVEIIDHHQVQNPQWLIENQNSIRLSLDTSVGSCTTLIAERLFYIYAEHHVADEILLLIYGTVLLDTICLSEKAKRFTRRDVYLLKKLDALLGSKKPARAELYKQLVEVKNSARELNFEQLMKRDLKVFKDVHGIRIGIASLFGMEAKEALGLAANIDLDLFFRQNNYEAFIIMGLIADCDHSDSISRDLVLISANSRLFEELCKAFQHDTSKLDLAPIGSDSNPDPEDNIINNKRIVDSSSIDGNDSIHYKARIWLQRNVTSSRKVVAPLVLKVLHDGFS